CGTAAGAATCACCTTGGCGGGTTAATGGAGGGTCGATGACAACCCGTCCATGGGCAATGGGATCTTTAATAAAATGGTGGTAAACCGGCGGCTGAACTAATACTCCATCTCCCAGGCCAGCGTAGGCCTGGAAAAATATATTGAGTCCGGTTACTAATCCAGGAAGAAAAAAGATTTCTTGGGTCTGAATTTCCCATTGATAGAGTTTTTTCATTCGTTCTTGGATTACCTGATACAATCCTTCGGTCGGGCGGGTGTACCCAAAGAAACCATGATCGATTCGCCGGTGGAGAGCCTGAAGGATGGGATCAGCAGAAATAAAATCCATGTCAGCAACCCATAAAGGCAGAACTCCTTCACCATATTTTTTCCATTTTATGCTATCGGTGCCCCTTCTCTCCCTTACTTGATCGAAATCATAATGCATTTTTTTCTCCTGGTCCATTCAAACTGAATTATGGTTCTCAACTTAAATCAATTATTATTTTCTCTTTGGAGAGTCAAGTCATTTCTTCTCACCCAACTCACACCAACTCACACCAACTCACAACTCACGCCTTTCTTGACAACTTTACCCTTCAATGTTAGCTTCTTTTCCAGGACATTATTCCCTCTAAAAGAAGCAGGAGGCCAAAATGAGTATAACGATAAATAAAACCCCTTTCCATAGCTGGCATAAGGGCCATGGAGGCCACATGGTTAATTTTGCCGGGTGGGAGATGCCCCTGAATTATCCCCTCGGAATCGTAGAAGAACATTTGGCTACCCGCAAATTCGGGGGACTGTTTGACGTTTCTCATATGGGAAGGTTTTTTTTTGCGGGGGAAAGAGTTCTGTCCTTTCTTCAGTATATCCTCACAAATAACGCCGCCGCTCTGGATCCAGGGGAAGCTCAATACACCATTATCGCCAACGATGACGGGGGTGCAATCGACGATGCCTATCTTTACCGAATGGAGGAAAATCAATATCTATTGGTGGTTAACGCTTCCAATGCGCAAAAAGACTGGGCCTGGTTTCAGGAGTATTTGAAGAAATTTTCCAAAGTTACCTTGGAAGACAAAACAGAAAAAATAGCCATGATCGCTTTGCAGGGCCCAAGATCAAAGGCCATCCTGCAAAATCTTTTGCAAGAAAGCCGTTCGATACTTCCCGATCCGGGAAGAAATCATCTGCGGTCAGCCATGATCGAGGGGACCGCGGTAACCATATCGAGAACAGGATATACAGGAGAACCTCTGGCGTTTGAACTTTTTTTCCCCGCGGATAAGGCGCTGGGGATCTGGGAGAAAATTTTTCATTTCGGCCAGAAGGAAGGGATTGTTCCAGTGGGCCTTGGCGCTCGAGACACACTGCGGTTGGAAGCCGGCCTCCCGCTCTTCGGTCATGAGTTCGGCCTTGACCCTGAGGGCAAGGAAATTCCCATCCTGTCTGTTGGCCCAGCAAAAATTGCAGTCAGTTTTTCTCCTGCGAAGGGAGATTACATCGGAAAGGAAGCCTTGTGGAAACAGTTTCAAGAACTCAAGAACCGGGAGGAGGGCCGCGTGGATCTTATTCCTGCTAATCCCCTGGTCGGGCGCAGGGTTCTACCAGCGGCCATGTTGTCCGAAGGGGTAGCCAGGCCGCAATTCCCGGTATATATAGATGATTCGCCCGTTGGCCATGTGATCAGCGGGACCATGGTCCCTTACTGGAAATTTGATGGAAAAGGAATCTACTCCACCATTACCCAGGCTACCGGCCGGAAAGCCATCGTCCTTGCCTATTTGGATGCCGAACTCAAAGATGGCCAGGCCATCAAAGTTTCCAGCAGAGGAAAATTCCTCACCGGCCAGGTGGTCAATAAAAATCTCAGTGCCGAGGCCCCTCCCTATGCCCGCCCTGTCCACGTCGAAGAAGTTGCTCCCCAAAAACCCCGGCCTAGGCAGCCTTTGGAATTTTCGGTTCAGACCTTGGTAAACAAAGCCATCAAAAACACTATCTGGAGGCAGAGGCAGACCATCAACCTCATCCCTTCGGAACAAACCCCTTCGCCCTTGGTAAAACTAATTTCCATCGCGGATCCCTGTTCCAGGTATGCCGAGCACAGACATTTTAAGACCTTAGGGGAGGCCGAAGTTTATTATTATCAGGGAACTTCTTTTATTGAAGAGGTCGAGGCTAGGCTTCACGAGGAGATGAGCCGATATTTAGGTTGCTCGATGGTCGAAACACGGGTGATCAGCGGGCAGATGGCCAATGCTGCCGTCTATAGTGCTCTTGTAGACTATCTCAATCGCTTCGACCGCAAATCCGAGCCAAGACGTTTAAGAAAGGTTATGAACCATCATATCGGGAGAGGAGGTCACCTCAGCTCCCAGCCCATGGGCGCTTTACGGGATTTTCTGTCGGTTGATCCGCAGACCGAGAGGCGGGCAGCAGTCAATTTTCCGGTACTGGACGAAAACCCTTACCAGATCGATCTCCCACGAACTGAAGAATACCTCTACCATCACAAACCCGAGCTGATTATTTTGGGAAAGTCTATGATTATTTACTGCGAACCTCTGAAAGAATTGCGCAGGATGGTTGAGGGGATGAAAGAAAAGCCCTTGATTATGTATGACATGGCTCATGTCCTCGGCCTCATCGGCCCGCATTTTCAGCAGCCTTTTCAAGAGGGAGCGGACATCGTTACCGGCTCAACCCACAAAACATTTTTCGGAACCCAGAGGGGAATCATCGGCAGCAATTTTGATGAAAAATCTGAAAACTACGACCTTTGGGAAGCCATCGCCCGCAGAACTTTCCCGGGAAGCCTCAGCAACCACCACCTGGGAACCCTTCTCGGCCTGCTCCTGGCGGCTTACGAAATGAACGCTTTTGCCGATGATTACCAGAAACAAATTATCGCTAATGCCAAATCCTTCGCTGCGGCTTTAAAAACTTATGGCCTGCAGGTTGAAGGAGATCCCCGTATCGGGTATACCGAAACCCACCAGGTGCTCCTGCGGGTCGGGTACACGTGTGGCCCCAAAGTGGCCCGCAGGTTGGAGGAAAATAACATTATCGTTAACTATCAAGCTTTGCCTGATGACGAAGGGTTTAGCGCCAGCAGCGGCCTGCGCATGGGCGTCCAGGAGATGACCCGCTTCGGCATGAAAGAAAAGGATTTCCAAGACCTCGCGGGGTACCTGGCCGATTCAATCCTGAAAAACCGCCCTGTGGCTGAGGAAGTCAGTCGTTTCCGATCCCGTTTTACGCAAATGCATTATTGCCTGGATGATGAAAAAGCCCGTCCGTTAATCCAGGAGCTTTTGAGCGTAGTGATCGAATAAGTAGTTCGAATTCCACCTCACCCCTCCCTACTCCCTTCTAACTGCTTTCCTGGGGTCCGGAGGCGGATGTAAACCAGTTCCGGAGGAGACCCCAGGCGCATGGGAGGGCCCCACGTCCCTACTCCCCGGCTGACATACAAATAGCTTTTCCCTCGTTGATGTATCCCCGGAGTGAAGGGATAGATCATTCGGGAAATAAAGATGATGGGATAGAGTTGTCCCCCATGGGTATGCCCGCTCAACTGGAGACCAATCCCGGAAGAGGCTACCTTTTCAAATTGAATGGGCTGATGATAAAGCAAGATAGAAGGTTTCTTGGCGTCGAGTTGTAAAAGGAGCTTATCAAAGTCCGGCAATAGATTTCCCATCCTGCGGGAACCTGTCGGGTCATCGACCCCCAATAATTGCAACCCTCCAGGCAATAGGGCTT
Above is a genomic segment from Deltaproteobacteria bacterium containing:
- the gcvT gene encoding glycine cleavage system aminomethyltransferase GcvT; the protein is MSITINKTPFHSWHKGHGGHMVNFAGWEMPLNYPLGIVEEHLATRKFGGLFDVSHMGRFFFAGERVLSFLQYILTNNAAALDPGEAQYTIIANDDGGAIDDAYLYRMEENQYLLVVNASNAQKDWAWFQEYLKKFSKVTLEDKTEKIAMIALQGPRSKAILQNLLQESRSILPDPGRNHLRSAMIEGTAVTISRTGYTGEPLAFELFFPADKALGIWEKIFHFGQKEGIVPVGLGARDTLRLEAGLPLFGHEFGLDPEGKEIPILSVGPAKIAVSFSPAKGDYIGKEALWKQFQELKNREEGRVDLIPANPLVGRRVLPAAMLSEGVARPQFPVYIDDSPVGHVISGTMVPYWKFDGKGIYSTITQATGRKAIVLAYLDAELKDGQAIKVSSRGKFLTGQVVNKNLSAEAPPYARPVHVEEVAPQKPRPRQPLEFSVQTLVNKAIKNTIWRQRQTINLIPSEQTPSPLVKLISIADPCSRYAEHRHFKTLGEAEVYYYQGTSFIEEVEARLHEEMSRYLGCSMVETRVISGQMANAAVYSALVDYLNRFDRKSEPRRLRKVMNHHIGRGGHLSSQPMGALRDFLSVDPQTERRAAVNFPVLDENPYQIDLPRTEEYLYHHKPELIILGKSMIIYCEPLKELRRMVEGMKEKPLIMYDMAHVLGLIGPHFQQPFQEGADIVTGSTHKTFFGTQRGIIGSNFDEKSENYDLWEAIARRTFPGSLSNHHLGTLLGLLLAAYEMNAFADDYQKQIIANAKSFAAALKTYGLQVEGDPRIGYTETHQVLLRVGYTCGPKVARRLEENNIIVNYQALPDDEGFSASSGLRMGVQEMTRFGMKEKDFQDLAGYLADSILKNRPVAEEVSRFRSRFTQMHYCLDDEKARPLIQELLSVVIE